In Bifidobacterium adolescentis ATCC 15703, the sequence CGTGGCCGCATGCAAGGCCGTCGGCCTGCACCACTACATCATGTCGTTGCCGAACGGCTACGACACCGTGCTCGACGACAAGGCGTCGCTTTCCCAGGGCCAGCGCCAGCTGCTGACGATCGCCCGCGCGATGGTGGAGGACGCGCCGATCCTGATCCTCGACGAGGCCACCTCCTCGGTCGATACACGCACCGAGGAGCTGATCCAGAAGGCGATGGACGCGCTGACCGTGGGCCGCACGAGCTTCGTGATCGCGCACCGCCTGTCCACCATCCGCGACGCCGACATGATCCTGGTGATGAACGGCGGCGACATCGTGGAACGCGGCACGCACGAGGAACTGCTCGCCAAGGGCGGCTTCTACGCCGACATCTACAACAGCCAGTTCACGCTGGCCGAGTGAGGTTGGTGTGCTGACTCGCTAAAAAATCCGGAGGGACCACCCCTCCGGATTTTTGCGTTTTGGCTTCGGCATTTTTATTGTGTTGCGCTGACGGGACGGCGGATTTACCATTGAGGTGACTGACGTCAATCGATTGACGTATTTGAAAATCACAAAGAAAGTGGGCAGTCATGAAAAGCATCGAAATCGGCAAATCGGCAGTGGTCGCATCGCAGGCGGCGCTCGGCGTGATGCGCATGGACGCGCTGGATGCGGATGCTGCGGCAGAAGTCGTGCGTACGGCCGCCGAGCATGGAGTCAACTTCTTCGACACGGCGGACATCTACGGATTCAACGTCAACCGCGACCATGCCAGCTCGCGTGTGCTCGGCCGCGCGTGGAAGGACGCCGGGCTCAAGCGCGAGGACATCTTCCTGCAGACGAAGTTCGGTATCAACATCGACTTCAGCGACCCGAACAACGTGCACGCCACCCGCTACGACTTCTCCGCGAAGCACCTCATCACGCGACTCGACGAGGAACTGGAAGCGCTCGGCACTGACTACGTGGACTTCGCGCTCCTGCACAGGCCCGACACCCTGATGGAGGCCGAAGAAATCGTCGAAGCGTTCACCACCCTGCACAAGGCGGGCAAAGTGCGCCACTTCGGCGTGAGCAACGTGAACCCGTGGCAGGCGGAACTGCTGCAGTCCTGGCTCGGCGACGACCCGGCCATGAGGCTCGAGGCGAGCCAGCTGCAGTTCGGCCTGATGCACGCGCAGATGGTCAGCGACGAGCTGATGACCAACTCCGGCGCCGAAGGCATGGTCGTGGCCAACCATTCGGACGGCCTGCTGTCCTACTCGCGACTGCGCCACATGACCATCCAGGCGTGGAGCCCGTTCCAGTCCGGCACGGAATACGGCCCGTTCGTAGGCAACGAGCACTTCCCGGAGTTGAACAAGGCGCTGGACGAAAAGGCCGCCAAGTACGGTGTGAGCGCCAACGCCATCGCCACCGCATGGGTGCTCAGGCATCCGGCGAAGATCCAGATCGTGCTCGGCTCGATGAACCCCACCCGGCTGGGCGAAATGCTCGACGGCGCGGACATCGACCTCGACAAGCAGGATTGGTGGGACCTGTACGTGGCCGCCGGCAACCTCATTCCGTGAGTTTTGCTTGCGATTGGCCGGTTTGCGGTCTGCGATTGGCGGGCCGCCAACCGGCCAACCTGGCAATCAGTGACCGGTCGGCAATCAGAAGAAACGGCCGGGGAAACCGGCGCTGATGGTGGCGTGACGGTCGGCGTCCAACGTGGCGCAATCGAAAACAAAAACGCTGCGCAGTTCATTCGGGTCCGCAACGAACAGCGCCGTAGCCAACCCGTCCGCCACCGCAGTCGGATAGTCGCCAAATGACGCGGATTGCACTGCAACCCAGGCGGCTTCCGTTTGTTGCACGGGCAGGCCGTCGATGGCGTTGAGCAGGTGGTGAATCGCCAGATGCGTCTGTTCGTTCACCGCCACCTCCCAATGGCGACGGCTGGGCGCGCTCGCA encodes:
- a CDS encoding aldo/keto reductase, with product MKSIEIGKSAVVASQAALGVMRMDALDADAAAEVVRTAAEHGVNFFDTADIYGFNVNRDHASSRVLGRAWKDAGLKREDIFLQTKFGINIDFSDPNNVHATRYDFSAKHLITRLDEELEALGTDYVDFALLHRPDTLMEAEEIVEAFTTLHKAGKVRHFGVSNVNPWQAELLQSWLGDDPAMRLEASQLQFGLMHAQMVSDELMTNSGAEGMVVANHSDGLLSYSRLRHMTIQAWSPFQSGTEYGPFVGNEHFPELNKALDEKAAKYGVSANAIATAWVLRHPAKIQIVLGSMNPTRLGEMLDGADIDLDKQDWWDLYVAAGNLIP